The Faecalibacterium sp. I3-3-89 sequence ACAGCTCGATGGCGTAGACCAGGATCTGTCCGCCTACGATGAGGGAGATGAGATTCGGGATGCAAAAGCGGCCATATTTCCGCTCAAGGCGGGAGATCCAGTTCATAGACAGACGCCTCCGTGAAAATAAATTTTGCGGCCCATGTCCGGGGCCATATCCTGCCTTTCATTGTATCATGTTTGCCCGGTCCATTCAAGAAAATCCGTGGGAACAGCGGTGTTCCATTTTCATCCGCAGATGGGAGAAGTATCCCGTCTGGAATCATCTTTTAACTTTTTCCACCGGGTTTTCCACTGATTTTGTGAAAAAGAAGCCGGTTTTCCCACAGTGTTTTCCACTTTTTCCACTGAGTTTTCCACAGAAAATCGAGCATCGGGTTATACACGATGTATTCAAGAGCGGGAAATGAGGGAAAAACTGGGGAGAAAAGGGGGCGAAGCACCTTTTTTCCAAAAGAAAGTCGAGGTCAAAAATTTATTTTCGGAGGCATTTCGCACCCGGGAGGAAAACGGCTCTCCCCTCTGGAATTTTTGGCCCCGGAGTTTTCCACAAGCATGCCCCGGCAAAACGGCTCTGTGGAAAACTGTGGGGAGACCCGAGGCCTCCGCATCCTTCGCGGGGAAAACAAAATGCGCCCCCGGGGCCGGACGGCCCGCAGAGGCGCAGGGGGTGCAGAAAAATTTATACAGCTCCATAGATGCCGTGGACGGAGACTTCGCCGGTAAAGACCCTCTCCTCGCCGCTGTCGGTGCGGACGATGAGCTGGCCGTCGGCGTCCACGTCGATGGCCGTGCCGCTGCCCAGCTCCCCGCCCGGCAGGTCGAAGGTGACGTGACGGCCCAGATTGATGCAGGCGGCCTTATACTCCTCCCGGAACGGCGCGAAGCCCTCCCGTGCGAAGGTGTAGAGGGGGCGGTCGAAGCCGAAATCGGTCAGTGCCTCGGCCAGCCACTGGGGGTCGGCGTCGAGGTCTACCGCTGCACCCTGCAGCTCCAGCGAGGTGCCGTTGGGCAGGTCGGCGGCGTCGAAATAGTTCTGGGGCTGGGCCAGATTGATGCCGATGCCGCAGACGATGCCCCGCCCCTGCATCTGGTAGCCGTAGCTCACGCTCTCGCAGAGGATGCCCACGATCTTCTTGCCGTTCAGCAGCAGGTCGTTGGGCCATTTGATCTGGCAGTCCACGCCGTAGCGCCGGGCCAGCTGCTCACGGACAGCGAGGCTGGCCAGCAGCGGCAGGGTG is a genomic window containing:
- a CDS encoding biotin--[acetyl-CoA-carboxylase] ligase, which translates into the protein MSINEVRWLSECGSTNAYAKEHFEEFGPVGAVYTTNQTAGRGRLGRSWVNAEGRALYYTAVIREPLAQPATLPLLASLAVREQLARRYGVDCQIKWPNDLLLNGKKIVGILCESVSYGYQMQGRGIVCGIGINLAQPQNYFDAADLPNGTSLELQGAAVDLDADPQWLAEALTDFGFDRPLYTFAREGFAPFREEYKAACINLGRHVTFDLPGGELGSGTAIDVDADGQLIVRTDSGEERVFTGEVSVHGIYGAV